From Mya arenaria isolate MELC-2E11 chromosome 12, ASM2691426v1, the proteins below share one genomic window:
- the LOC128211204 gene encoding pyridine nucleotide-disulfide oxidoreductase domain-containing protein 2-like has protein sequence MKLLQACSRLYTTQAAVNSRQLKSAYDAVVIGGGHNGLVCASYLQKAGLDVCVLERRHLIGGAAVTEEIVPGYKFSRASYVLSLLRPQIVSDLDLKKYGLKVYLRDPNAYTPLIEPVRVKGQEVRSLTLGRDAAKNRQQIAQFSERDAQRYTEFEALLDRIVTSLDPMLDSAPVDVSSPWKHRSLREKYATLTKAKQLYNCARQLGRDSLAFYELMTAPAVKVLDKWFESEPLKATLATDAVIGAMMSPESPGSGYVLLHHVMGELEGVKGAWGYVEGGMGAVSNAIADCALDHGASVFTKKPVKEIITRNNEACGVVLDDGTEIKAKVVLSNATPKVTFLDLLTENVLPEEMRKDLELVSFESPVTKINVAVNKIPNFLADPNTGPDSVMPHHRCTIHLNCEDTADITQAYLAAKAGEYSSRPMIEMTVPSSLDPTLAPPGHHVVLLFTQYTPYTLAGGKAWDEDEKNKYADMVFGCIEQYAPGFQESVVGRDILTPPDLEQIFGLTGGNIFHGSMSLDQLYMSRPVPSMCNYRLPVRGLYLCGSGAHPGGGVMGSPGRLAALTVLLDRK, from the exons ATGAAACTTCTTCAAGCTTGCAGTAGACTGTATACAACACAGGCGGCAGTTAATTCGAGACAGCTAAAGTCAGCCTATGATGCTGTAGTTATTGGCGGAG GCCATAATGGTTTGGTCTGT GCCTCCTACCTGCAGAAGGCGGGGCTGGATGTGTGTGTTCTGGAACGGCGCCATTTGATTGGTGGAGCTGCAGTCACTGAGGAGATTGTTCCAG GTTATAAGTTCTCCAGAGCCTCCTATGTGTTGAGTTTGCTGAGACCACAGATTGTTTCAGATCTCGACTTGAAG AAGTATGGTTTAAAGGTGTACCTCCGAGACCCGAATGCCTACACGCCCCTTATTGAGCCAGtcagggtcaaaggtcaagaggTCAGGTCCTTGACCTTGGGTAGGGATGCTGCTAAAAATAGACAACAGATTGCACAGTTCTCTGAAAGAGATGCACAG AGGTACACAGAGTTTGAAGCCTTGTTGGACAGAATAGTGACCTCCCTGGACCCTATGTTGGATAGTGCCCCGGTAGATGTGTCATCACCATGGAAACACAGGTCACTCAGAGAGAAGTATGCCACCTTGACCAAGGCTAAACAGCTTTACAACTgtg CACGGCAGCTTGGTAGAGACAGCCTTGCCTTTTATGAGCTGATGACAGCTCCTGCAGTGAAGGTGCTCGATAAGTGGTTCGAATCAGAGCCCTTGAAGGCCACGCTTGCCACTGATGCTGTTATAG GAGCTATGATGAGCCCAGAAAGCCCCGGGAGTGGCTATGTGCTGCTGCACCACGTGATGGGGGAACTTGAGGGTGTCAAGGGGGCCTGGGGATATGTTGAGGGAGGCATGGGAGCAGTCTCCAACGCCATAGCCGACTGTGCCTTAGACCATGGGGCTAGTGTCTTCACTAAAAAG CCAGTGAAGGAAATAATCACCCGAAACAACGAGGCATGTGGTGTTGTCCTGGACGACGGTACCGAGATCAAGGCCAAGGTTGTCCTGTCTAATGCCACACCAAAAGTCACCTTCCTCGACCTGCTCACTGAG AATGTGTTGCCAGAAGAGATGAGAAAAGACCTGGAGCTGGTCAGCTTTGAATCTCCTGTGACAAAAATCAATG TGGCTGTTAACAAGATACCCAACTTCCTAGCCGACCCTAACACTGGACCAGACTCTGTGATGCCGCACCACCGGTGTACCATACACCTGAACTGTGAAGACACTGCCGACATCACACAGGCTTACCTCGCTGCCAAGGCTGGGGAATACTCCAGCAG GCCAATGATTGAGATGACAGTCCCCTCAAGCCTTGACCCGACCTTGGCCCCGCCAGGCCACCATGTTGTTCTGCTGTTTACCCAGTATACTCCATATACATTGGCTGGTGGGAAAGCTTGGGACGAGGatgagaaaaacaaatatgctgATATGG TGTTTGGTTGTATAGAGCAGTATGCCCCAGGGTTCCAGGAAAGCGTTGTAGGGCGGGACATTCTAACCCCTCCTGACCTTGAACAGATATTCGGCCTCACTGGCGGG AACATATTCCATGGGTCTATGTCCCTGGACCAGCTGTACATGAGCCGCCCCGTCCCCTCCATGTGTAACTACAGATTGCCCGTCCGCGGTCTCTACCTTTGTGGGAGTGGCGCACATCCAG GAGGTGGAGTGATGGGTTCCCCAGGCCGGCTAGCAGCTCTCACTGTGCTGTTGGACAGAAAATAG